A part of Streptomyces sp. DSM 40750 genomic DNA contains:
- a CDS encoding molybdenum cofactor guanylyltransferase gives MTAYEPPGGPGTEAFDAVVLAGGAARRLGGADKPAVRVGGRALLDRVLAACAGAGTTVVVADTRPTARPVRWAREEPPGGGPLAALDAGLRHTTAPYVVVLSADLPFLDEETVRRLLDALRADDAEPQDAPVDDADGALTPGGDEDRTPPARADGVLVTDPDGRDQPLVAVYRAEVLRHELSRLAVEHDGLTGLPLRRLTAALRLTRITDPVASFDCDTWDDIAAARARIREHGHVLDEWISAVKDELGIDLDVDITELLDLARDAAHNVARPAAPLTTFLVGYAAAKAGGGPEAVTEAARKASALALRWAAEDTPDAKPDAGTGTGPDTAPDAG, from the coding sequence GTGACCGCGTACGAGCCCCCGGGCGGCCCCGGTACCGAGGCGTTCGACGCCGTCGTGCTCGCCGGCGGCGCCGCCCGGCGGCTCGGCGGCGCCGACAAACCCGCCGTGCGCGTGGGCGGACGGGCCCTGCTCGACCGAGTGCTCGCCGCCTGCGCCGGGGCCGGGACGACCGTCGTCGTCGCCGACACCCGCCCCACCGCGCGGCCCGTGCGGTGGGCCCGCGAGGAACCCCCCGGCGGCGGACCCCTCGCCGCACTGGACGCCGGACTCCGGCACACCACCGCGCCGTACGTCGTCGTCCTCTCCGCCGACCTGCCGTTCCTGGACGAGGAGACGGTACGGCGACTGCTCGACGCACTCAGGGCCGACGACGCCGAGCCGCAGGACGCCCCCGTCGACGACGCCGACGGCGCCCTCACACCCGGCGGCGACGAAGACAGGACCCCGCCCGCTCGCGCCGACGGAGTCCTCGTCACCGACCCCGACGGCCGTGACCAGCCCCTCGTGGCCGTCTACCGGGCCGAGGTCCTGCGCCATGAGCTCTCACGGCTCGCCGTCGAGCACGACGGACTGACCGGGCTCCCCCTGCGGCGGCTGACCGCCGCGCTGCGCCTCACCCGCATCACCGACCCCGTCGCGTCCTTCGACTGCGACACCTGGGACGACATCGCCGCCGCCCGCGCACGGATCAGGGAGCATGGCCACGTGTTGGATGAATGGATTTCCGCAGTCAAGGACGAGTTGGGGATCGACCTCGACGTCGACATCACCGAGCTGCTCGACCTCGCCCGTGACGCCGCCCACAACGTGGCCCGGCCCGCCGCCCCGCTGACCACGTTCCTCGTCGGCTACGCCGCCGCCAAGGCCGGCGGAGGCCCCGAGGCCGTCACCGAGGCTGCCCGCAAGGCTTCCGCCCTGGCCCTGAGATGGGCCGCCGAGGACACCCCCGACGCCAAACCGGACGCCGGCACCGGCACCGGCCCGGACACCGCCCCGGATGCCGGATGA
- a CDS encoding molybdopterin molybdotransferase MoeA — MTAQDAEELDVEEALAVANDRVARGPGEPRSSRETPTTGQAGAHRAEDDSHHRAKDDSHHQAVSWPEARVVAERAARSAGRRVPVSVTVDNSLGLVLAAPLTALTDLPSFDASAMDGWAVAGPGPWDVREDGVLAGHAEPGRLTDGEAVRIATGARIPPDTTAVLRSEHGRTDDKGRLHATRDLAHGQDVRPRGQECRNGDQLLPLGTQITPAALGLAAAAGYDTLSVLPRPRVELLVLGDELLTEGLPREGLIRDALGPMLPSWLRALGAEVTAVRGLGDDADALYRAVKKSSADLIVTTGGTASGPVDHVHPTLRRVGAELLVNGVKVRPGHPMLLARIKQNQHLVGLPGNPLAAVSGLFTLAEPLLRTLAGRAAPEPYTMPLREAVHGHPYDTRLIPVALRGDDAVPLHYNGPAMLRGIATADALAVVPPGGARPGQELELLDLPWATAGIQVCFT; from the coding sequence ATGACCGCCCAGGACGCCGAGGAACTCGACGTGGAGGAGGCGCTGGCCGTGGCCAACGACAGGGTGGCCAGGGGGCCGGGAGAGCCCCGCTCGTCCCGCGAAACCCCTACGACCGGTCAGGCCGGCGCGCACCGGGCCGAGGACGACTCCCACCACCGGGCCAAGGACGACTCCCACCACCAGGCCGTCTCCTGGCCGGAGGCCCGGGTCGTCGCGGAACGCGCCGCTCGCTCGGCCGGACGCCGGGTCCCCGTGTCCGTCACCGTCGACAACTCCCTCGGCCTTGTCCTCGCCGCCCCTCTCACCGCGCTCACCGACCTCCCCTCCTTCGACGCCTCCGCGATGGACGGCTGGGCGGTCGCGGGCCCCGGCCCTTGGGACGTGCGGGAGGACGGTGTGCTGGCAGGGCACGCCGAGCCCGGGCGGCTCACGGACGGGGAGGCGGTCCGGATCGCCACCGGCGCACGCATCCCGCCCGACACGACCGCCGTCCTGCGCAGCGAGCACGGCCGCACCGACGACAAGGGACGGCTGCACGCGACCCGGGACCTGGCGCACGGGCAGGACGTCCGCCCACGCGGCCAGGAGTGTCGCAACGGCGACCAGCTGCTGCCGCTCGGCACGCAGATCACCCCGGCCGCGCTCGGGCTCGCGGCAGCCGCCGGGTACGACACATTGAGCGTGCTCCCCCGCCCGCGCGTCGAACTGCTCGTCCTGGGCGACGAACTGCTCACCGAGGGGCTGCCGCGTGAAGGCCTGATCCGGGACGCCCTCGGCCCGATGCTGCCGTCCTGGCTCCGGGCACTCGGCGCCGAGGTCACCGCCGTACGCGGCCTCGGGGACGATGCCGACGCCCTGTACCGGGCCGTGAAGAAGTCCTCCGCCGACCTCATCGTCACCACGGGCGGCACGGCTTCCGGGCCCGTCGACCACGTGCACCCCACCCTGCGGCGCGTCGGCGCGGAACTCCTCGTCAACGGCGTGAAGGTGCGTCCGGGCCACCCCATGCTGCTGGCCCGCATCAAGCAGAACCAGCACCTCGTGGGCCTGCCCGGAAACCCCCTGGCCGCCGTGTCAGGGCTGTTCACGCTTGCCGAGCCCCTGCTGCGGACCCTTGCCGGACGCGCTGCCCCGGAGCCGTACACGATGCCCCTGCGGGAGGCGGTGCACGGGCACCCGTACGACACCCGGCTCATCCCGGTCGCCCTGCGTGGCGACGACGCCGTGCCGCTGCACTACAACGGTCCCGCTATGCTCCGCGGCATCGCCACCGCCGATGCCCTTGCCGTCGTACCGCCCGGCGGCGCCCGCCCCGGCCAGGAGTTGGAACTGCTCGACCTGCCCTGGGCGACAGCGGGGATCCAGGTGTGTTTCACGTGA
- a CDS encoding potassium channel family protein, translating to MFHVKLPGHDVIARNADERLVTHQVKLPRREVERPIRQVGKRLAMALFVLVSTGFIVYADHGGYNDNSDGAVDLLDAFYYATVTLSTTGYGDITPVSDAARLTNIFVITPLRVLFLIILVGTTLEVLTERTREEWRLKRWRTALREHTVVVGFGTKGRSAIQTVCATGLKKEQVVVVDPSSKVIDAATADGYTGVVGDATRSDVLLQAEAHKARQIIISTARDDTAVLVALTARQLNRGAKIVAAVREEENAPLLKQSGADVVITSASAAGRLLGLSVLSPAAGMVMEDLIQQGSGLDIVERPVIKAEVGRSVRETEDLVVSVLRGHRVLGYDDRSVGALQLTDRLITIVRATPSTKVTPETKHLP from the coding sequence GTGTTTCACGTGAAACTGCCGGGCCATGACGTCATCGCCCGCAACGCGGACGAACGTCTCGTGACCCACCAGGTGAAACTGCCGAGACGAGAGGTCGAACGCCCGATCCGCCAGGTCGGCAAACGGCTGGCGATGGCGCTGTTCGTGCTGGTCTCCACTGGGTTCATCGTCTACGCCGACCACGGGGGCTACAACGACAACTCGGACGGTGCCGTCGATCTGCTCGACGCGTTCTACTACGCGACCGTCACCCTCTCCACCACCGGGTACGGCGACATCACCCCGGTCAGTGATGCCGCTCGGCTCACCAACATCTTCGTGATCACGCCACTGCGTGTGCTGTTCCTGATCATCCTGGTCGGCACCACGCTGGAGGTCCTCACGGAGCGCACACGCGAGGAATGGCGACTGAAACGCTGGAGGACGGCCTTGAGAGAGCACACCGTTGTCGTCGGTTTCGGGACGAAGGGGCGCTCGGCGATCCAGACCGTCTGTGCGACGGGGCTGAAGAAGGAACAGGTCGTCGTCGTGGACCCCAGCTCCAAGGTCATCGACGCCGCGACGGCCGACGGGTACACGGGGGTCGTCGGGGACGCGACGCGCAGTGATGTGCTGTTGCAGGCCGAGGCGCACAAGGCGCGGCAGATCATCATCTCGACCGCGCGGGACGACACCGCCGTACTGGTCGCGCTGACCGCCCGCCAGCTCAACCGCGGGGCGAAGATCGTGGCCGCCGTACGCGAGGAGGAGAACGCGCCGCTGCTGAAGCAGTCCGGGGCCGACGTCGTGATCACCAGCGCCAGCGCGGCCGGACGGCTCCTCGGGCTCTCCGTGCTCAGCCCCGCCGCCGGCATGGTCATGGAGGACCTCATCCAGCAGGGCAGCGGGCTCGACATCGTCGAACGGCCGGTCATAAAGGCCGAGGTGGGACGCAGCGTACGGGAGACGGAGGATCTGGTGGTCAGCGTGCTGCGTGGACATCGTGTGCTCGGGTACGACGATCGGTCCGTCGGCGCACTCCAGTTGACGGACCGGCTCATCACCATCGTCCGCGCCACACCGAGCACGAAGGTGACCCCCGAGACCAAGCACCTGCCGTAG
- a CDS encoding ABC transporter permease, with protein MSTATTTENKELAPVSAESLAALLIAKERPQRPSALSASLTFGWRAILKIKHVPEQLFDVTAFPIMMVLMYTYLFGGALAGSPKEYIQFLLPGILVMSVVMITMYTGVSVNTDIEKGVFDRFRSLPIWRPSVMVGYLLGDALRYAIASVVMLSVGMILGYRPDGGVVGVVAGVALLIVFSFAFSWIWTMFGLMLRTEKSVMGVSMMVIFPLTFLSNVFVDPSTMPGWLQAFVNNSPVTHLASAVRELMAGEWPTAEIAWTLGWSALFVLVFGPITMRLYNRK; from the coding sequence ATGAGCACCGCGACCACCACCGAGAACAAGGAACTCGCCCCCGTCAGCGCCGAGTCGCTCGCCGCGCTGCTCATCGCCAAGGAGCGGCCGCAGCGGCCCAGCGCCCTGTCGGCGTCGCTGACCTTCGGCTGGCGGGCCATACTCAAGATCAAACACGTGCCGGAGCAGCTCTTCGACGTCACCGCGTTCCCGATCATGATGGTGCTGATGTACACGTACCTCTTCGGCGGCGCCCTGGCCGGCTCCCCGAAGGAGTACATCCAGTTCCTGCTGCCGGGCATCCTGGTGATGTCGGTCGTGATGATCACGATGTACACGGGCGTCTCGGTCAACACGGACATCGAGAAGGGCGTCTTCGACCGGTTCCGTTCGCTGCCGATCTGGCGGCCGTCGGTGATGGTCGGCTATCTGCTGGGCGACGCCCTGCGCTACGCGATCGCCTCCGTGGTGATGCTCAGCGTCGGCATGATTCTCGGCTACCGCCCGGACGGCGGGGTGGTGGGCGTGGTCGCCGGGGTCGCGCTGCTCATCGTCTTCTCGTTCGCGTTCTCGTGGATCTGGACGATGTTCGGCCTCATGCTGCGCACCGAGAAGTCCGTGATGGGCGTCAGCATGATGGTGATCTTCCCGCTGACCTTCCTGTCCAACGTCTTCGTCGACCCGAGCACCATGCCGGGCTGGCTCCAGGCGTTCGTCAACAACAGCCCGGTCACGCATCTGGCCTCGGCGGTCCGCGAGTTGATGGCGGGCGAGTGGCCGACTGCGGAGATCGCCTGGACGCTGGGCTGGTCCGCCCTGTTCGTGCTGGTCTTCGGCCCGATCACGATGCGCCTGTACAACCGCAAGTAG
- a CDS encoding ATP-binding cassette domain-containing protein, whose product MSAQTSGLAIETAGLVKTFGETRAVDGVDLAVPAGTVYGVLGPNGAGKTTTVKMLATLLRPDGGEAHVFGHDVVREADEVRGRVSLTGQYASVDEDLTGTENLVLLARLLGHDKRAARHRAEQLLEAFGLSEAAGKQVKHYSGGMRRRIDIAASILNTPDLLFLDEPTTGLDPRSRNQVWDIVRAVVAQGTTVLLTTQYLDEADQLASRIAVIDQGKVIAEGTKGELKASVGAGSVHLRLREAAQRPQAEEVLRLALDAEVQREPDPVALTARVGAGSANGQGAAEAAARALAELARTGITVDNFSLGQPSLDEVFLALTGHDTRASAAPADATHETKDEAAA is encoded by the coding sequence ATGAGCGCACAGACGTCCGGCCTCGCGATCGAGACCGCGGGTCTGGTGAAGACCTTCGGCGAGACCCGGGCCGTCGACGGCGTCGACCTGGCCGTGCCGGCCGGCACGGTCTATGGCGTCCTCGGCCCGAACGGCGCCGGAAAGACGACCACGGTGAAGATGCTCGCCACCCTGCTGCGGCCCGACGGCGGCGAGGCGCACGTCTTCGGTCACGACGTCGTCCGGGAGGCCGACGAGGTACGCGGCCGCGTGAGCCTGACCGGGCAGTACGCCTCCGTGGACGAGGACCTGACCGGCACCGAGAACCTGGTGCTGCTCGCCCGGCTCCTCGGCCACGACAAGCGGGCGGCACGGCATCGTGCCGAGCAGCTGCTGGAGGCCTTCGGGCTGAGCGAGGCGGCCGGGAAGCAGGTCAAGCACTACTCGGGCGGCATGCGGCGTCGTATCGACATCGCCGCGTCCATCCTCAACACCCCCGATCTGCTGTTCCTGGACGAGCCGACGACCGGCCTGGACCCGCGCAGCCGCAACCAGGTGTGGGACATCGTGCGCGCGGTGGTCGCCCAGGGCACGACGGTGCTGCTGACCACGCAGTATCTGGACGAGGCGGACCAGCTGGCGTCCCGGATCGCCGTCATCGACCAGGGCAAGGTCATCGCGGAGGGTACGAAGGGGGAGCTGAAGGCGTCCGTGGGCGCCGGTTCCGTCCATCTGCGGCTGCGCGAGGCGGCCCAGCGGCCGCAGGCCGAGGAGGTGCTGCGGCTCGCCCTCGACGCCGAGGTGCAGCGCGAGCCGGACCCGGTGGCGCTGACGGCACGCGTCGGCGCGGGGTCCGCCAACGGACAGGGTGCCGCCGAGGCGGCCGCCCGGGCGCTCGCCGAGCTGGCCCGCACCGGCATCACCGTCGACAACTTCTCGCTGGGTCAGCCCAGCCTGGACGAGGTGTTCCTCGCCCTCACCGGACACGACACCAGGGCATCGGCCGCGCCGGCCGACGCCACCCACGAGACGAAGGACGAGGCGGCGGCATGA
- a CDS encoding NAD(P)H-quinone oxidoreductase: MHAITIPEPGGPEALVWDEVPDPVPGEGEVLIEVAASAVNRADLLQRQGFYDPPPGASPHPGLECSGRIAEIGPGVSGWSVGDEVCALLSGGGYAEKVVAPAGQLLPVPSGLDLNRAAALPEVTCTVWSNVFMIAHLRPGETLLVHGGSSGIGTMAIQLAKAVGAKVAVTAGTKEKLDQCAALGADILINYREQDFVEEVRKATDGKGADVILDNMGAKYLDRNVRVLAVNGRLAIIGMQGGIKGELNIGALLAKRAAISATSLRARPLEEKTTIVAAVREHVWPLLAGGHVRPVVDREIPMNDAATAHRVLEESGHIGKVLLVVP; encoded by the coding sequence ATGCATGCGATCACGATTCCCGAACCCGGTGGACCCGAGGCGCTGGTGTGGGACGAGGTCCCCGATCCGGTGCCCGGCGAGGGCGAAGTACTCATCGAGGTGGCGGCGAGCGCGGTGAACCGCGCCGACCTGCTCCAGCGGCAGGGCTTCTACGACCCACCGCCCGGCGCCTCCCCCCACCCCGGCCTGGAGTGCTCCGGACGGATCGCGGAGATCGGCCCCGGGGTGTCCGGGTGGAGCGTCGGCGACGAGGTGTGCGCGCTGCTCTCGGGCGGCGGCTACGCGGAGAAGGTCGTCGCCCCGGCCGGCCAGCTGCTGCCCGTGCCCTCCGGCCTCGACCTCAACCGGGCCGCCGCGCTGCCCGAGGTGACCTGCACGGTCTGGTCGAACGTCTTCATGATCGCCCACCTGCGGCCCGGCGAGACGCTCCTCGTGCACGGCGGCTCCAGCGGCATCGGCACGATGGCCATCCAGCTCGCGAAGGCCGTGGGTGCGAAGGTCGCCGTCACGGCGGGCACCAAGGAGAAACTCGACCAGTGCGCCGCCCTGGGCGCGGACATCCTGATCAACTACCGCGAGCAGGACTTCGTCGAGGAGGTCCGGAAGGCCACCGACGGCAAGGGCGCGGATGTCATCCTCGACAACATGGGCGCCAAGTACCTCGACCGCAACGTCCGGGTCCTCGCCGTCAACGGCCGTCTCGCGATCATCGGCATGCAGGGCGGCATCAAGGGCGAGCTGAACATCGGTGCCCTCCTCGCCAAGCGCGCCGCGATCAGCGCGACCTCGCTGCGCGCCCGCCCCCTGGAGGAGAAGACCACCATCGTCGCCGCCGTACGCGAACATGTGTGGCCGCTGCTCGCCGGCGGCCACGTACGCCCGGTCGTCGACCGCGAGATCCCCATGAACGACGCGGCCACGGCTCACCGGGTCCTGGAGGAGAGCGGCCACATCGGCAAGGTGCTCCTCGTCGTGCCGTAG
- a CDS encoding bacterial proteasome activator family protein: MEMPRNERSPEQPQILVVGQDGMAVGGGGGDDDSREVPVTEMVEQPAKVMRIGSMIKQLLEEVRVAPLDEASRARLKEIHASSVKELEDGLAPELVEELERLSLPFTDEAIPSDAELRIAQAQLVGWLEGLFHGIQTTLFAQQMAARAQLEQMRRALPPGVGGHEGDDDPRTLGRSGGPYL, from the coding sequence ATGGAGATGCCGAGGAACGAACGGTCGCCCGAACAGCCCCAGATCCTGGTCGTGGGCCAGGACGGCATGGCGGTGGGCGGCGGCGGAGGAGACGATGACTCCCGCGAGGTCCCGGTGACGGAGATGGTGGAACAGCCGGCCAAGGTCATGCGCATCGGCAGCATGATCAAACAGCTGCTCGAAGAGGTGCGGGTGGCGCCCCTCGACGAGGCCAGCCGGGCCCGGCTGAAGGAGATCCACGCCAGCTCGGTCAAGGAACTGGAGGACGGCCTGGCGCCCGAGCTGGTCGAGGAGTTGGAGCGGCTTTCGCTGCCCTTCACGGACGAGGCGATCCCCAGCGACGCGGAACTGCGCATCGCGCAGGCCCAGTTGGTCGGCTGGCTCGAAGGCCTCTTCCACGGGATCCAGACGACGCTGTTCGCCCAGCAGATGGCCGCCCGGGCACAGCTGGAGCAGATGCGCCGCGCGCTGCCGCCCGGCGTCGGCGGCCACGAGGGCGACGACGACCCGCGCACGCTCGGCCGCTCGGGCGGCCCGTACCTCTAG
- a CDS encoding protein kinase domain-containing protein, with translation MSQDGAQGRYAGRSLAGGRYQLRDLLGEGGMASVHLAYDSVLDRQVAVKTLHTELGREQAFRERFRREAQAVAKLTHTNIVSVFDTGEDEMDGMTTPYIVMEYIEGKPLGSVLDADVTQLGAMPADKALKITADVLAALEISHEMGLVHRDIKPGNVMMTKRNVVKVMDFGIARAMQSGVTSMTQTGMVVGTPQYLSPEQALGRGVDARSDLYSVGIMLFQLTTGRLPFEADSPLAIAYAHVQEEPVAPSSINRSLPPAVDAIVARALKKNPNERFPSAEAMRDECLRVAASLQPVAPSIVPGAQTSSGAGVSSAVFPPIDHTGAPQSGSVQTPYQPHATGGYGPPTPAPAPSYGYPQQGGYQTPPQTAAYAPQQGSATPPPYNVAPQQSSLSAGRSGGGKSNKGVIVGAIVVSLVAIGGLITALSLNTGTESEGGDDGSTTSASPSVVEGHKGPDTSKVIDSTECTEPTESYNDPAKIELPDFTFKNIDSVKKCLQAAGWQYDTQDVDENTYGEGTVMEQYPTADEDVDPKDMPSIILKVSTGNPA, from the coding sequence ATGAGCCAGGACGGCGCACAGGGCCGGTACGCGGGGCGGTCGCTAGCCGGCGGGCGCTATCAGCTGCGTGACCTGCTCGGCGAGGGCGGCATGGCCTCCGTCCATCTCGCGTACGACTCGGTGCTCGACCGACAGGTCGCGGTCAAGACACTCCACACCGAGCTGGGGCGCGAACAAGCCTTCCGTGAGCGCTTCCGCCGTGAGGCACAGGCCGTCGCAAAGCTCACCCACACGAACATCGTCTCGGTCTTCGACACCGGCGAGGACGAGATGGACGGCATGACGACGCCGTACATCGTCATGGAGTACATCGAGGGCAAGCCCCTCGGTTCGGTGCTGGACGCGGACGTCACGCAGCTCGGCGCGATGCCTGCCGACAAGGCTCTGAAGATCACCGCGGACGTTCTGGCGGCACTGGAGATCAGCCACGAGATGGGCCTGGTCCACCGGGACATCAAGCCGGGCAACGTGATGATGACCAAGCGCAACGTCGTGAAGGTCATGGACTTCGGCATCGCCCGCGCCATGCAGTCCGGCGTCACGTCGATGACGCAGACCGGCATGGTCGTCGGCACCCCCCAGTACCTCTCGCCCGAGCAGGCTCTCGGCCGCGGTGTGGACGCGCGCTCCGACCTGTACTCGGTCGGCATCATGCTGTTCCAACTCACCACCGGACGACTGCCGTTCGAGGCGGACTCGCCGCTGGCCATAGCGTATGCGCACGTCCAGGAGGAGCCGGTCGCTCCGTCCTCGATCAACCGTTCGCTGCCGCCGGCCGTGGACGCCATCGTCGCCCGCGCGCTGAAGAAGAACCCGAACGAGCGGTTCCCGAGCGCCGAGGCGATGCGCGACGAGTGCCTGCGGGTCGCCGCGTCCCTCCAGCCCGTCGCGCCGAGCATCGTGCCGGGCGCGCAGACGTCCAGCGGCGCCGGGGTCTCCTCCGCCGTCTTCCCGCCGATCGACCACACCGGCGCACCGCAGTCGGGCAGCGTCCAGACGCCGTACCAGCCGCACGCGACGGGCGGGTACGGTCCGCCGACGCCCGCGCCCGCTCCGTCCTACGGCTACCCGCAGCAGGGCGGCTACCAGACGCCGCCGCAGACCGCCGCGTACGCGCCCCAGCAGGGCTCGGCCACCCCGCCGCCGTACAACGTCGCACCCCAGCAGTCGTCGCTCTCGGCGGGGCGTTCGGGGGGCGGCAAGAGCAACAAGGGCGTCATCGTGGGCGCGATCGTCGTGTCGCTCGTCGCGATCGGCGGCCTGATCACGGCGCTCAGCCTGAACACCGGCACGGAGTCCGAGGGCGGGGACGACGGCTCGACCACGTCGGCCTCGCCGAGCGTGGTCGAGGGGCACAAGGGCCCGGACACGTCGAAGGTCATCGATTCGACCGAGTGCACGGAACCCACGGAGTCGTACAACGACCCCGCGAAGATCGAACTGCCGGACTTCACCTTCAAGAACATCGACTCGGTGAAGAAGTGCCTCCAGGCGGCGGGCTGGCAGTACGACACCCAGGACGTCGACGAGAACACGTACGGCGAGGGCACCGTCATGGAGCAGTACCCGACGGCCGACGAGGACGTCGACCCCAAGGACATGCCGTCGATCATCCTCAAGGTGTCGACGGGCAACCCGGCCTGA
- a CDS encoding protein kinase domain-containing protein codes for MAQQQRSQGPSDPEATGGGMSDAPELWGNGGLVGDGRYRMTHRLGRGGMAEVFAAEDVRLGRTVAVKLLRSDLAEDPISKARFTREAQAVAGLNHHSIVAVYDSGEDVVNGTPVPYIVMELVEGRTIRDLLINAEAPGPEQALIIVSGVLEALAYSHQHGIVHRDIKPANVIITHSGAVKVMDFGIARALHGAQSTMTQTGMVMGTPQYLSPEQALGKAVDHRSDLYATGCLLYELLALRPPFIGETPLSVVYQHVQDIPVPPSEVSDGAAPPELDGLVVRSLAKEPDDRFQTAEEMRGLVQYGLQMLYDQGGHTGTWNTGPVAMHEGRNTPPGGMSGTAVMPHPGGPGTSQIPQPILPGYGGGRGDDGGFEGNGNRGSGRGKLWILAVLAVIAIAAGVALALNNKGGTPGDTDTTKSPTASTSTKDKDASETPSDEATEDPTHESTSSGEGGGYTPSYTQSPTYSQSPTQSQPTEEPTEEETTTEEATPSEPESPPASTPDDGSGGGTGLPGGIDGDEG; via the coding sequence ATGGCACAGCAGCAGCGCTCTCAGGGCCCGTCCGACCCCGAGGCGACTGGCGGCGGCATGTCAGACGCGCCGGAGTTGTGGGGCAACGGCGGGCTTGTCGGTGACGGCCGGTACCGGATGACCCACAGACTCGGCCGGGGCGGCATGGCCGAGGTGTTCGCGGCCGAGGACGTGCGCCTCGGCCGTACGGTCGCGGTCAAACTGCTCCGTTCCGACCTCGCCGAAGACCCCATTTCCAAGGCCCGCTTCACGCGTGAGGCCCAGGCGGTGGCCGGTCTCAACCACCACTCGATCGTGGCGGTCTACGACTCCGGTGAAGATGTCGTGAACGGCACCCCGGTGCCGTACATCGTCATGGAGCTGGTCGAGGGCCGCACCATCCGCGACCTGCTGATCAACGCGGAGGCGCCGGGACCCGAGCAGGCGCTGATCATCGTCTCGGGTGTTCTCGAAGCGCTCGCGTACTCGCACCAGCACGGCATCGTGCACCGCGACATCAAGCCGGCCAACGTCATCATCACCCACAGCGGTGCGGTGAAGGTGATGGACTTCGGTATCGCGCGTGCCCTGCACGGTGCGCAGTCGACGATGACGCAGACCGGCATGGTCATGGGTACGCCCCAGTACCTCTCCCCGGAGCAGGCGCTCGGCAAGGCCGTCGACCACCGCTCCGACCTGTACGCCACCGGCTGCCTGCTCTACGAACTCCTCGCGCTCAGGCCGCCGTTCATCGGCGAGACCCCGCTCTCGGTGGTCTACCAGCATGTCCAGGACATCCCGGTGCCGCCCTCCGAGGTCTCGGACGGGGCGGCGCCGCCGGAGCTCGACGGCCTCGTCGTGCGCTCCCTCGCCAAGGAGCCGGACGACCGGTTCCAGACGGCCGAGGAGATGCGCGGCCTCGTCCAGTACGGCCTGCAGATGCTGTACGACCAGGGCGGCCACACCGGCACCTGGAACACCGGGCCCGTCGCCATGCACGAGGGTAGGAACACGCCGCCGGGCGGCATGTCCGGTACGGCGGTCATGCCGCACCCCGGGGGACCGGGCACCTCGCAGATCCCGCAGCCGATCCTGCCCGGGTACGGCGGCGGGCGGGGCGACGACGGTGGTTTCGAGGGGAACGGCAACCGGGGCAGCGGCCGCGGCAAGCTGTGGATCCTCGCCGTACTCGCGGTGATCGCCATCGCGGCGGGTGTCGCGCTGGCGCTGAACAACAAGGGCGGGACCCCCGGCGACACCGATACCACCAAGTCGCCGACGGCCTCCACGTCCACCAAGGACAAGGACGCCAGCGAGACGCCCAGCGACGAGGCGACCGAGGACCCCACGCACGAGAGCACCAGTTCGGGTGAAGGCGGCGGCTACACACCGTCGTACACGCAGTCCCCGACCTACAGCCAGTCGCCGACGCAGAGTCAGCCCACGGAGGAGCCGACGGAGGAGGAGACGACGACGGAGGAGGCGACGCCTTCGGAGCCGGAGTCGCCGCCCGCTTCGACGCCCGACGACGGCAGTGGCGGCGGCACCGGCTTGCCGGGCGGCATCGACGGCGACGAGGGATAG